From one Streptomyces sp. N50 genomic stretch:
- a CDS encoding DUF4233 domain-containing protein, translating to MRTLCSSTLIGEFFVIGFAGLVAMKDPDLATSTVWTVCGIAMFLSVALCGVVTRPAGIALGWALQIALIASGLVVPSMFFLGAIFAALWWASVHYGRKIDEAKARFAAQAAQAGSTTPDVA from the coding sequence GTGCGTACGCTCTGTTCTTCCACGCTGATCGGCGAGTTCTTCGTGATCGGCTTCGCCGGGCTCGTGGCCATGAAGGACCCGGATCTGGCCACCTCCACCGTGTGGACGGTGTGCGGGATCGCGATGTTCCTGTCCGTCGCGCTGTGCGGCGTGGTGACCCGGCCGGCCGGCATCGCGCTCGGCTGGGCGCTGCAGATCGCGCTGATCGCGTCGGGCCTGGTCGTACCGTCGATGTTCTTCCTCGGGGCGATCTTCGCGGCCCTGTGGTGGGCCTCGGTGCACTACGGCCGGAAGATCGACGAGGCGAAGGCGCGGTTCGCGGCGCAGGCCGCGCAGGCCGGCTCCACTACACCTGACGTTGCGTAA
- the mreD gene encoding rod shape-determining protein MreD: protein MRVNRILLSVPLVVVALVIQVSVLARLHLPGAVPDLLLLTVLGLAMVYGHVSGALIGFGAGLLADLAPPADHAAGRYALVLCVIGYLAGLAKPENGRLKSATGPMAVVVAAAMGATLLYAGVGALVGDTAARHVGLGSLLFTASLYDLLLAPFVVPGIMALARRADNDPLAETNAAKSADISSGWLSSGTGLKIGGQRGGLKMKTARARVARAGRIKGVKRL from the coding sequence ATGCGTGTCAACCGGATCCTGCTCTCCGTGCCGCTGGTCGTCGTCGCCCTCGTGATCCAGGTGAGCGTCCTCGCCCGCCTCCACCTCCCGGGCGCCGTCCCCGACCTGCTGCTCCTCACGGTCCTCGGCCTCGCCATGGTCTACGGCCATGTGTCGGGCGCCCTCATCGGCTTCGGCGCGGGCCTCCTCGCCGACCTGGCCCCGCCCGCCGACCACGCGGCCGGCCGCTACGCCCTCGTCCTGTGCGTCATCGGCTACCTCGCGGGCCTGGCCAAGCCAGAGAACGGCCGCCTGAAGTCGGCCACCGGCCCGATGGCCGTCGTGGTCGCCGCCGCGATGGGCGCCACCCTGCTCTACGCCGGTGTCGGCGCCCTCGTCGGCGACACCGCAGCCCGCCATGTGGGCCTCGGCAGCCTGCTGTTCACGGCCTCCCTGTACGACCTGCTGCTCGCGCCGTTCGTCGTCCCCGGGATCATGGCGCTGGCCCGGCGTGCCGACAACGACCCGCTCGCGGAGACCAACGCCGCCAAGTCGGCCGACATCTCCTCGGGTTGGCTCTCCTCCGGCACCGGCCTGAAGATCGGCGGCCAGCGCGGCGGCCTGAAGATGAAGACCGCTCGCGCCCGCGTGGCCCGTGCGGGACGTATCAAGGGGGTCAAGAGGCTTTGA
- the mreC gene encoding rod shape-determining protein MreC yields MRDTRESRLLLVLLIAVAFALITVDIRGGQDSPVDGARRAAATVFGPIENGVSSAVDPVGDAVSAVRDSGERHDRLAVLEKENAALKAKLGSDDRNRSRLTQLDKMLKVAGEGQYGIKGAQVIAIGAAQSFSWTITIDVGANDGIKRDMTVLNGNGLVGRVTTVGPDASTVLLANDPDFTVGTRMEGNDELGFASGEGDGPLRVELLNGKAEVQKGDRLVTFGSQADKPFVPGVPVGVVSRVDPSGGGLTRTLYVTPYVNFTKLDIVGVVVEAPKKDPRDTVLPAKPKPTPTPTVTVTVTPSANAPVDGQQQQ; encoded by the coding sequence GTGAGGGACACACGAGAGAGCCGGCTGCTCCTGGTGCTGCTGATCGCCGTAGCGTTCGCGTTGATCACGGTGGACATCCGGGGAGGGCAGGACTCACCGGTCGACGGAGCCCGCCGGGCCGCGGCCACCGTGTTCGGCCCGATCGAGAACGGCGTGTCGTCCGCCGTCGACCCGGTCGGTGACGCGGTCTCCGCGGTCCGCGACTCCGGCGAGCGGCACGACCGGCTCGCCGTCCTGGAGAAGGAGAACGCGGCCCTCAAGGCGAAGCTCGGCAGCGACGACCGCAACCGCAGCCGCCTGACCCAGCTGGACAAGATGCTGAAGGTGGCCGGCGAGGGCCAGTACGGCATCAAGGGCGCCCAGGTCATCGCGATAGGAGCCGCCCAGAGCTTCTCCTGGACGATCACCATCGACGTCGGCGCCAACGACGGCATCAAGCGCGACATGACCGTCCTGAACGGCAATGGACTCGTCGGCCGTGTCACGACCGTCGGTCCCGACGCCTCCACCGTCCTCCTCGCCAACGACCCCGACTTCACCGTCGGCACCCGCATGGAGGGCAACGACGAACTCGGCTTCGCCTCCGGCGAGGGTGACGGCCCGCTGCGCGTCGAACTCCTCAACGGCAAGGCGGAGGTGCAGAAGGGCGACCGTCTTGTCACCTTCGGCTCGCAGGCCGACAAGCCGTTCGTGCCCGGTGTCCCGGTCGGTGTCGTCTCCCGCGTCGACCCCTCCGGCGGCGGCCTGACCCGCACGCTGTACGTCACGCCGTACGTCAACTTCACCAAGCTCGACATCGTCGGCGTGGTCGTGGAGGCCCCGAAGAAGGACCCGCGTGACACGGTCCTGCCCGCGAAGCCCAAGCCGACCCCGACCCCGACGGTGACCGTCACGGTCACCCCGTCCGCGAACGCGCCGGTCGACGGCCAGCAACAGCAGTAG
- the ndk gene encoding nucleoside-diphosphate kinase produces the protein MTQRTLVLLKPDAVRRGLTGEIISRIERKAGWQITALELRTLDQDTLEQHYGEHKGKVFYEPLMEFMASGPVLALIVEGDRVIEGVRALAGPTDPIAAAPGSIRGDFGVIVRENLIHASDSEESAEREVKIFFPGRG, from the coding sequence GTGACCCAGCGCACCCTCGTCCTGCTCAAGCCCGACGCCGTACGTCGTGGCCTGACCGGCGAGATCATCAGCCGCATCGAGCGCAAGGCCGGCTGGCAGATCACCGCGCTGGAGCTGCGCACCCTGGACCAGGACACCCTGGAGCAGCACTACGGCGAGCATAAGGGCAAGGTCTTCTACGAGCCGCTGATGGAGTTCATGGCCTCCGGCCCGGTGCTCGCCCTGATCGTCGAGGGCGACCGGGTCATCGAGGGCGTCCGCGCGCTGGCCGGTCCGACCGACCCGATCGCCGCCGCGCCAGGCTCGATCCGCGGCGACTTCGGAGTCATCGTCCGCGAGAACCTGATCCATGCCTCGGACTCGGAGGAGTCCGCCGAACGCGAGGTGAAGATCTTCTTCCCCGGGCGCGGCTGA
- the mrdA gene encoding penicillin-binding protein 2 — protein sequence MTNIPETGRTPRVQIRLVVIQILVLSLLGTLGGRLWYLQIREGAAYQKEASGNHVQQVVEPAVRGSILDARGVPLADNETRLVVSASRTDLLKQADDGKAVLTKLAGVLGLKPADVIQKVRLCDAKTPQPCWNGSPYQPIPITDEATAKQALQIRERAEDFPGITAEPEAVRRYAAPGDANAAQVLGYLSPVTDDEITQAKDSDSPYLRSDQVGRSGLEREYDKELRGKAGVTRYEVDNLGRVIGKAKSDAPQPGSNLVTSIDARVQRVAEYQLDKAMKAARQQYDKITGENYKADSGAVVVMEAKTGRVVAMASAPTYDPNVWVGGISAKDYKQLTGKNSDYPLLNRAIQGQSAPGSTFKVVSTAAAVEAGYTWDGGYPCTSSYSVGGQVFKNFEGENFGPISLGRALEVSCDTVFYGLADAQWKKDGGINPKKGEPKDYFYKAAHQFGLGKTTGVDLPNEVTGRIPDRKWKQETWEANKAYWCKTGKKGGTYVQQIAYENCLEGNKMREGDSINYSIGQGDTLVTPIQEAMIYGALANGGTEYVPTIGKAIVSADGKTVTEIKPKVKAKLPISAATHKGIDKALAGVVTSGTAAWKFQGWPQDKIELHAKTGTAEVYGKQTTSWFATYTKDYTVVMTIAQAGTGSGASGEAVRNIYNAMYGVQADGSIDKKKAMLPSPQTTLPKVRADGTIASPKITADPAKELEKQQEKATEGGVTPADDTQQPAIAPSPSTTNSNTRRRPRRRGSRRMLT from the coding sequence ATGACCAATATCCCGGAGACCGGTCGGACTCCACGGGTTCAGATCAGGCTCGTCGTCATCCAGATCCTCGTCCTCTCCCTCCTCGGCACCCTCGGCGGGCGCCTCTGGTACCTCCAGATCCGTGAGGGCGCCGCGTACCAGAAGGAAGCGTCCGGCAACCACGTCCAGCAGGTCGTCGAGCCCGCGGTGCGCGGTTCGATACTGGACGCGCGCGGTGTGCCCCTCGCGGACAACGAGACCCGGCTCGTGGTCTCCGCCTCCCGCACCGACCTGCTGAAGCAGGCGGACGACGGCAAAGCCGTTCTCACCAAGCTGGCCGGCGTGCTCGGGCTGAAGCCCGCGGACGTCATCCAGAAGGTCCGGCTGTGCGACGCGAAGACCCCGCAGCCCTGCTGGAACGGCTCGCCCTACCAGCCCATCCCGATCACCGACGAGGCCACCGCCAAGCAGGCCCTGCAGATCCGCGAGCGCGCCGAGGACTTCCCCGGCATCACCGCCGAGCCCGAGGCCGTACGGCGTTACGCGGCCCCCGGTGACGCCAACGCGGCCCAGGTGCTGGGCTACCTCTCGCCGGTCACCGACGACGAGATCACCCAGGCCAAGGACTCCGACTCGCCGTATCTGCGCTCCGACCAGGTCGGACGCTCGGGCCTGGAGCGCGAGTACGACAAGGAGCTGCGCGGCAAGGCCGGCGTCACCCGCTACGAGGTCGACAACCTCGGGCGCGTGATCGGCAAGGCCAAGTCCGATGCCCCGCAGCCCGGTTCGAACCTCGTCACCAGCATCGACGCCCGCGTGCAGCGCGTCGCCGAGTACCAGCTGGACAAGGCGATGAAGGCGGCCCGCCAGCAGTACGACAAGATCACGGGCGAGAACTACAAGGCCGACTCCGGTGCCGTCGTCGTGATGGAGGCCAAGACCGGCCGCGTCGTCGCCATGGCGTCCGCGCCGACGTACGACCCGAACGTCTGGGTCGGCGGCATCTCCGCCAAGGACTACAAGCAGCTCACCGGCAAGAACTCCGACTACCCGCTGCTGAATCGGGCCATACAGGGTCAGTCGGCGCCCGGTTCGACGTTCAAGGTGGTCTCCACGGCCGCCGCGGTCGAGGCCGGCTACACCTGGGACGGCGGCTACCCCTGCACCAGTTCGTACTCGGTGGGCGGCCAGGTCTTCAAGAACTTCGAGGGCGAGAACTTCGGCCCCATCTCGCTGGGCCGCGCGCTGGAGGTCTCCTGCGACACGGTCTTCTACGGTCTCGCGGACGCCCAGTGGAAGAAGGACGGCGGCATCAACCCGAAGAAGGGTGAGCCGAAGGACTACTTCTACAAGGCGGCCCACCAGTTCGGCCTCGGCAAGACCACCGGCGTCGACCTCCCGAACGAGGTCACCGGCCGCATCCCGGACCGCAAGTGGAAGCAGGAGACCTGGGAGGCCAACAAGGCCTACTGGTGCAAGACCGGCAAGAAGGGCGGCACGTACGTCCAGCAGATCGCGTACGAGAACTGCCTCGAAGGCAACAAGATGCGCGAGGGCGACTCGATCAACTACTCCATCGGCCAGGGCGACACCCTCGTCACCCCGATCCAGGAGGCCATGATCTACGGCGCGCTCGCCAACGGCGGCACCGAGTACGTCCCCACCATCGGCAAGGCGATCGTCAGCGCCGACGGCAAGACGGTCACGGAGATCAAGCCGAAGGTGAAGGCCAAGCTGCCGATCAGCGCGGCCACCCACAAGGGCATCGACAAGGCCCTCGCGGGCGTGGTCACCAGCGGTACCGCCGCCTGGAAGTTCCAGGGCTGGCCGCAGGACAAGATCGAGCTGCACGCCAAGACGGGTACGGCGGAGGTCTACGGCAAGCAGACCACCTCCTGGTTCGCCACCTACACCAAGGACTACACGGTCGTCATGACGATCGCGCAGGCCGGTACGGGTTCCGGCGCCTCCGGTGAGGCCGTGCGCAACATCTACAACGCGATGTACGGCGTCCAGGCCGACGGCTCCATCGACAAGAAGAAGGCGATGCTGCCCTCGCCGCAGACGACCCTCCCGAAGGTCCGCGCCGACGGCACGATCGCCTCCCCGAAGATCACCGCCGACCCGGCCAAGGAGCTGGAGAAGCAGCAGGAGAAGGCGACCGAGGGGGGCGTCACGCCCGCGGACGACACCCAGCAGCCCGCCATCGCGCCCTCACCGTCCACCACCAACAGCAACACCCGCAGGCGTCCGCGCAGAAGGGGTAGCCGGAGGATGCTCACATGA
- a CDS encoding CYTH and CHAD domain-containing protein, which produces MADTKREIERKYESDDSGLPDLTGVAGVKAVIDKGVMNLDAVYYDTADERLAAAALTLRRRTGGDDAGWHLKVPVAPGVRDEIREPLSDTVPDTLAALVRSRVREAELLPAVRLRSDRDVRHLMDAQGKLLAEVSVDAVHAERLTEGGGTAQWTEIEVELADDGDPVFLDKVEKRLRKAGVRPSSSSSKLARALAETRPSGPGKKKRKAPPAPGEPTTAGDHVLVYVRAQRDAILELDPAVRQDAYDSVHRMRVATRRLRSTLRSYGKVLDRAVTDPVGEELKWLAGELGVDRDREVMTERLTTVLGELPPALISGPIRARLDTWANARRGGSRSRLIGVLDSKRYLGLLDTLDALVAEPPVLADAAGKPEKVIGKAVRKDFGKVSALVEEAIEAPPGPDRDLALHEARKKAKRTRYAAEAATPALGTPARALVKSMKSLTSLLGEHQDSVMVRVTLRELSAVAHAAGESSFTYGVLYGREEQRAAAVEAALPEAWKTIVAEGSVQV; this is translated from the coding sequence ATGGCGGACACAAAGCGCGAGATCGAGCGTAAGTACGAGTCCGACGACAGCGGTCTGCCCGACCTGACCGGCGTCGCCGGGGTGAAGGCCGTCATCGACAAGGGCGTCATGAACCTCGACGCCGTGTACTACGACACCGCCGACGAGCGCCTCGCCGCCGCCGCGCTCACCCTGCGCCGCCGCACCGGCGGAGACGACGCGGGCTGGCATCTGAAGGTGCCGGTCGCGCCCGGTGTCCGCGACGAGATCCGGGAACCGCTCTCCGACACCGTGCCGGACACCCTCGCCGCGCTGGTCCGCTCCCGCGTGCGCGAGGCCGAGCTGCTGCCCGCCGTCCGCCTGCGCTCCGACCGCGACGTACGCCACCTCATGGACGCCCAGGGCAAGCTCCTCGCCGAGGTCAGCGTGGACGCCGTCCACGCGGAACGCCTCACCGAGGGCGGCGGCACCGCCCAGTGGACCGAGATCGAGGTCGAACTCGCCGACGACGGCGACCCGGTGTTCCTCGACAAGGTGGAGAAGCGGCTGCGCAAGGCGGGCGTACGGCCGTCCTCGTCGTCCTCCAAACTCGCGCGGGCGCTGGCGGAGACGCGCCCGTCGGGGCCGGGGAAGAAGAAGCGCAAGGCGCCGCCCGCCCCCGGGGAACCCACGACCGCCGGCGACCACGTCCTCGTCTACGTCCGCGCCCAGCGCGACGCGATCCTCGAACTCGACCCGGCCGTACGGCAGGACGCGTACGACTCGGTGCACCGCATGCGCGTCGCCACCCGCCGACTGCGCAGCACGCTCCGCTCGTACGGCAAGGTTCTCGACCGCGCGGTCACCGACCCCGTCGGCGAGGAACTGAAGTGGCTGGCGGGGGAGTTGGGGGTCGACCGCGACCGCGAGGTCATGACCGAGCGGCTGACGACGGTCCTCGGTGAACTGCCCCCGGCCCTGATCTCCGGCCCGATCCGCGCCCGCCTGGACACCTGGGCGAACGCCCGGCGCGGCGGATCACGCAGCCGGCTGATCGGCGTCCTGGACTCCAAGCGGTATCTCGGCCTCCTCGACACCCTGGACGCGCTGGTCGCCGAACCGCCCGTGCTGGCGGACGCGGCCGGCAAGCCGGAGAAGGTGATCGGCAAGGCCGTACGCAAGGACTTCGGGAAGGTCTCCGCGCTCGTCGAGGAGGCGATCGAGGCGCCGCCCGGCCCGGACCGCGATCTCGCCCTGCACGAGGCCCGCAAGAAGGCCAAGCGCACCCGGTACGCGGCGGAGGCGGCGACACCGGCTCTCGGTACTCCGGCCCGGGCGCTCGTCAAGTCGATGAAGTCGCTGACCAGCCTGCTCGGTGAGCACCAGGACAGCGTGATGGTCCGGGTGACCCTGCGGGAGCTGTCCGCAGTGGCGCACGCTGCGGGGGAGAGCTCCTTCACGTACGGGGTGCTGTACGGGCGCGAGGAGCAGCGGGCGGCCGCGGTGGAGGCGGCCCTGCCGGAGGCGTGGAAGACGATCGTGGCCGAGGGGTCCGTACAGGTGTGA
- the folC gene encoding bifunctional tetrahydrofolate synthase/dihydrofolate synthase codes for MTDSDPFEEIVAAETDRDPDLAVIEAGSRTLRTQGTSGPQADVPGRPEDPALDKALRDVETELASRWGETKLEPSVSRIAALMDVLGDPQRSYPSIHITGTNGKTSTARMIEALLGAFELRTGRYTSPHVQSITERISLDGAPISAERFIETYEDIKPYVEMVDAQQEFRLSFFEVLTGMAYAAFADAPVDVAVVEVGMGGSWDATNVIDAAVAVVTPIDLDHTDRLGETTGEIATEKAGIVKQDATVILAQQPVDAAQVLLKKAVEVDATVAREGLEFGVVSRHVAVGGQLINLRGLGGEYEEIYLPLHGPYQAHNAAVALAAVEAFFGVGAQRPDPLSIDTVRKAFASVTSPGRLEVVRRSPTVVLDAAHNPAGARATAEAVAEAFDFSKLIGVVGASGDKNVRGLLEAFEPMFAEVVVTQNSSHRAMDVDELAGIAVEVFGDERVQVEPRLPDALEAAITLAEEDGEFAGGGVLVTGSVITVGEARLLLGRG; via the coding sequence GTGACTGACAGCGACCCGTTCGAAGAGATTGTCGCCGCCGAGACCGACCGCGACCCGGATCTCGCGGTGATCGAGGCCGGCAGCCGCACCCTCCGCACCCAGGGCACCAGCGGGCCGCAGGCCGACGTACCCGGCCGCCCAGAAGACCCCGCCCTGGACAAGGCCCTCCGAGACGTGGAGACCGAGCTGGCCTCCCGCTGGGGCGAGACCAAGCTGGAGCCGTCGGTCAGCCGTATCGCCGCCCTCATGGACGTCCTCGGCGACCCCCAGCGCTCGTACCCCTCGATCCACATCACGGGAACGAACGGCAAGACCTCCACGGCCCGCATGATCGAGGCCCTCCTCGGCGCCTTCGAGCTCCGCACCGGCCGCTACACCTCCCCCCACGTCCAGTCGATCACCGAACGCATCAGCCTCGACGGCGCCCCGATCTCCGCCGAACGCTTCATCGAGACGTACGAGGACATCAAGCCGTACGTCGAGATGGTGGACGCCCAGCAGGAGTTCCGCCTGTCGTTCTTCGAGGTGCTCACGGGCATGGCGTACGCCGCGTTCGCGGACGCGCCGGTCGACGTGGCCGTCGTGGAGGTCGGCATGGGCGGCAGCTGGGACGCGACCAACGTCATCGACGCGGCCGTCGCCGTGGTCACCCCCATCGACCTCGACCACACCGACCGCCTCGGCGAGACGACAGGCGAGATCGCCACCGAGAAGGCCGGCATCGTCAAGCAGGACGCGACCGTGATCCTGGCGCAGCAGCCGGTGGACGCGGCGCAGGTGCTGCTGAAGAAGGCCGTCGAGGTGGACGCGACCGTGGCCCGGGAGGGGCTGGAGTTCGGGGTCGTGTCCCGGCACGTTGCCGTCGGCGGACAGCTGATCAACCTGCGTGGCCTCGGCGGCGAGTACGAGGAGATCTACCTCCCCCTGCACGGCCCGTACCAGGCGCACAACGCGGCCGTGGCGCTCGCCGCCGTAGAGGCGTTCTTCGGTGTCGGTGCCCAGCGGCCCGACCCGCTCTCCATCGACACCGTGCGGAAGGCCTTCGCGTCCGTGACCTCGCCCGGGCGGCTGGAGGTGGTGCGGCGGTCTCCGACCGTCGTGCTGGACGCGGCGCACAACCCGGCGGGCGCCCGTGCGACCGCCGAGGCCGTGGCGGAGGCGTTCGACTTCAGCAAGCTGATCGGGGTCGTGGGCGCCAGCGGCGACAAGAACGTGCGCGGGCTGCTCGAAGCGTTCGAGCCGATGTTCGCCGAGGTCGTCGTCACGCAGAACTCCAGTCACCGCGCGATGGACGTGGACGAGCTGGCCGGGATCGCCGTCGAGGTGTTCGGCGACGAGCGCGTGCAGGTCGAGCCGCGGCTGCCCGACGCCCTGGAGGCCGCGATCACGCTGGCCGAGGAGGACGGCGAGTTCGCGGGCGGCGGTGTGCTCGTCACCGGTTCCGTCATCACCGTCGGTGAAGCCCGACTGCTCCTGGGGAGGGGCTGA
- the rodA gene encoding rod shape-determining protein RodA: MTGNSFSVSGYGPDRAGWTRVFARDSLARRLDWPILLSAVGLSLIGSLLVFSATRNRTEINQGDQYYFLIRHLMNTGIGIALMIGVIWVGHRTLRVVVPFLYGASVFGILLVLTPLGSTVNGAHSWIVLGGGFSLQPSEFVKITIILGMAMILAARVDAGDKPYPDHRTVLQALGLASVPMMIVMLMPDLGSVMVMVIIVLGVLLASGASNRWIFGLLGAGTLGAIAVWQLHFLDEYQIARFAAFANPSLDPAGVGYNTNQARIAIGSGGLTGEGLFHGSQTTGQFVPEQQTDFVFTVAGEELGFVGAGLILVLLGVVLWRACRIARDSTELYGTIVAAGIVAWFAFQAFENVGMTLGIMPVTGLPLPFVSYGGTSMFAVWLAVGLLQSIRVQRPMSA, from the coding sequence ATGACCGGCAACAGCTTCTCCGTCTCCGGATACGGGCCCGACCGGGCCGGCTGGACACGGGTGTTCGCCCGTGACTCGCTGGCCCGCCGGCTGGACTGGCCGATACTGCTGTCGGCGGTCGGCCTGTCCCTGATCGGCTCGCTCCTCGTCTTCTCGGCGACCCGCAACCGCACCGAGATCAACCAGGGCGACCAGTACTACTTCCTGATCCGGCACCTGATGAACACCGGTATCGGCATCGCCCTGATGATCGGCGTCATCTGGGTCGGCCACCGCACCCTGCGCGTCGTCGTCCCGTTCCTCTACGGCGCCTCGGTGTTCGGCATCCTGCTGGTGCTGACCCCGCTGGGCTCCACGGTCAACGGCGCGCACTCCTGGATCGTGCTCGGCGGCGGCTTCTCGCTCCAGCCCTCGGAATTCGTGAAGATCACGATCATCCTGGGGATGGCGATGATCCTCGCCGCCCGGGTCGACGCGGGCGACAAGCCCTACCCCGACCACCGCACGGTCCTCCAGGCCCTGGGTCTCGCCTCGGTCCCGATGATGATCGTCATGCTGATGCCCGACCTCGGCTCGGTCATGGTCATGGTCATCATCGTGCTCGGCGTCCTGCTGGCCTCCGGCGCGTCCAACCGCTGGATCTTCGGCCTGCTCGGCGCGGGCACCCTGGGCGCGATCGCCGTGTGGCAGCTGCACTTCCTGGACGAGTACCAGATCGCCCGCTTCGCCGCCTTCGCCAACCCGAGCCTGGACCCGGCCGGTGTCGGCTACAACACCAACCAGGCCCGCATCGCGATCGGTTCGGGCGGCCTCACCGGCGAGGGCCTGTTCCACGGCTCGCAGACAACAGGCCAGTTCGTCCCGGAACAGCAGACGGACTTCGTCTTCACCGTCGCGGGCGAGGAGTTGGGCTTCGTCGGCGCGGGCCTGATCCTCGTCCTCCTGGGCGTGGTCCTGTGGCGCGCCTGCCGCATCGCCCGCGACTCGACCGAGCTCTACGGCACGATCGTCGCCGCCGGGATCGTCGCCTGGTTCGCCTTCCAGGCCTTCGAGAACGTCGGCATGACCCTCGGCATCATGCCGGTCACCGGTCTGCCCCTGCCCTTCGTGTCGTACGGAGGTACGTCGATGTTCGCGGTGTGGCTCGCGGTGGGGCTGCTGCAGTCGATCCGGGTGCAGCGCCCGATGTCCGCATAG
- a CDS encoding rod shape-determining protein, translating into MSFIGRDMAVDLGTANTLVYVRGRGIVLNEPSVVAINTNTGGILAVGSEAKKMIGRTPGNIVAVRPLKDGVIADFEITERMLRYFILKIHKRRYLARPRVVVCVPSGITGVERRAVIEASSQAGARQVHIIEEPMAAAIGSGLPVHEATGNMVVDIGGGTTEVAVISLGGIVTAQSIRVAGDELDNAIIQHIKKEYSLLLGERTAEQIKITIGSAYDLDDDQHTEIRGRDLVSGLPKTVVISAGEVRKAIEEPVNAIVDAVKTTLDKCPPELSGDIMDRGIVLTGGGALLKGLDERLRRETGMPIHIAEDPLDSVALGSGKCVEEFEALQQVLDAQPRR; encoded by the coding sequence ATGTCGTTCATCGGCCGTGACATGGCTGTCGACCTCGGGACCGCCAACACGCTGGTGTACGTCAGGGGTCGCGGGATCGTACTCAACGAGCCGTCCGTCGTCGCGATCAACACCAACACCGGTGGCATTCTCGCGGTCGGCTCCGAAGCCAAGAAGATGATCGGGCGCACGCCCGGCAACATCGTTGCCGTACGTCCGCTGAAGGACGGTGTCATCGCCGACTTCGAGATCACCGAGCGCATGCTCCGCTACTTCATCCTGAAGATCCACAAGCGGCGCTATCTGGCCCGCCCCCGCGTCGTCGTCTGTGTGCCCTCGGGCATCACGGGCGTCGAGCGCCGTGCCGTCATCGAGGCGTCGTCCCAGGCCGGCGCCCGCCAGGTGCACATCATCGAGGAGCCCATGGCCGCGGCCATCGGTTCCGGCCTGCCGGTCCACGAGGCCACGGGCAACATGGTGGTGGACATCGGCGGCGGCACCACGGAGGTCGCGGTCATCTCGCTCGGTGGCATCGTCACCGCCCAGTCCATCCGCGTCGCGGGCGACGAGTTGGACAACGCGATCATCCAGCACATCAAGAAGGAGTACTCGCTCCTTCTGGGTGAGCGGACGGCTGAGCAGATCAAGATCACGATCGGTTCCGCGTACGACCTCGACGACGACCAGCACACCGAAATCCGCGGCCGGGACCTGGTCTCCGGCCTGCCCAAGACCGTTGTCATCTCCGCCGGCGAAGTCCGCAAGGCGATCGAAGAGCCCGTCAACGCGATCGTCGACGCGGTGAAGACGACCCTCGACAAGTGCCCGCCGGAGCTGTCCGGCGACATCATGGACCGAGGAATCGTTCTGACCGGCGGCGGAGCCCTGCTGAAGGGCCTCGACGAGCGGCTGCGCCGGGAGACCGGCATGCCGATCCACATCGCCGAGGACCCGCTGGACAGCGTGGCGCTCGGCTCCGGCAAGTGCGTCGAGGAGTTCGAGGCGCTCCAGCAGGTTCTGGACGCCCAGCCGCGCAGATGA